The following proteins come from a genomic window of Lytechinus pictus isolate F3 Inbred chromosome 1, Lp3.0, whole genome shotgun sequence:
- the LOC129267074 gene encoding uncharacterized protein LOC129267074 produces the protein MVTVNVNCVCGNLVTKWSSQPTIGRQPVGNILTAGAILLGGQSYEKMAFFASLLNLEFISRTTFNGIQESMLFPTINTFYQQEIRECREAVRGRLVTVIADGRCDSPGYNAKYCTYTCMDSATYKVIAMALVQVSQANSSVAMEKVGCKMSLDDMLAAGVEVKIFATDRHGGIRKMLREEYEWIDHQFDVWHFAKSVVKRLTNKAKTRDCQDLAPWIQHISNHIWWSSQNCREDPDMLVEMLQSMTHHLVDVHTWNSGEKFHECAHAPLTDDETEERKWLEPGSKAHEAVQQVIFDKLLVKDMKHLTKACHTGVLESYHGLYLKYCPKRQHFFYPAMLARAVDST, from the coding sequence ATGGTGactgtcaatgtaaattgtgtcTGTGGAAATCTTGTCACAAAATGGTCATCCCAACCCACCATTGGTCGACAGCCTGTAGGCAACATCCTTACCGCAGGAGCAATACTGCTAGGGGGGCAATCTTATGAGAAGATGGCATTTTTTGCAAGTTTACTCAACTTAGAATTTATCTCACGGACAACGTTCAATGGAATTCAGGAGTCGATGCTCTTCCCTACTATTAATACTTTTTACCAGCAAGAGATTCGGGAGTGCAGGGAAGCAGTACGAGGAAGACTTGTCACTGTTATTGCAGATGGCCGTTGCGATTCACCCGGCTACAATGCGAAGTACTGTACTTATACCTGCATGGATTCTGCTACGTATAAAGTCATTGCCATGGCTTTAGTCCAGGTTTCGCAAGCCAATAGTTCAGTCGCTATGGAGAAGGTGGGCTGTAAGATGTCGTTGGATGACATGCTGGCTGCTGGGGTCGAAGTTAAGATTTTCGCCACTGATCGGCACGGTGGTATAAGAAAGATGCTGCGAGAGGAGTACGAATGGATTGATCATCAGTTTGATGTATGGCATTTCGCCAAATCGGTTGTGAAGAGACTAACCAACAAGGCAAAGACCAGAGATTGTCAGGATCTTGCACCGTGGATACAGCATATCTCTAATCATATTTGGTGGTCTAGCCAAAACTGCAGAGAGGATCCGGACATGCTAGTAGAAATGTTACAATCCATGACACATCATCTAGTTGACGTACACACTTGGAACTCTGGAGAAAAATTCCACGAGTGTGCCCATGCACCACTGACTGATGACGAAACTGAAGAGAGAAAGTGGCTTGAGCCGGGATCCAAAGCGCATGAAGCCGTTCAGCAAGTCATTTTTGACAAGCTACTAGTGAAAGATATGAAGCATCTGACAAAGGCCTGCCACACTGGTGTACTAGAATCATACCATGGACTATACTTAAAGTATTGTCCAAAGAGGCAGCACTTTTTCTACCCAGCGATGCTTGCAAGGGCAGTTGACAGTACTTGA
- the LOC135155495 gene encoding uncharacterized protein LOC135155495, with protein sequence MGHGMRCLQSGAKGGNLHVPFQPEMQEQTASEPQEESAPECPVDDRHDDHEHAGPSTRQTTALESTPAQEPSKQPEMQEQTASEPQEESAPECPVDDRHDDHDHAGPSTRQTTALESTPAQEPSMVPIKTITCC encoded by the exons ATGGG GCACGGGATGAGATGTCTGCAGAGTGGCGCAAAAGGTGgcaaccttcatgtgccattc cagccagaaatgcaggagcAGACTGCTTCCGAGCCACAAGAGGAAAGCGCTCCTGAATGTCCTGTAGATGATcgtcatgatgatcatgaacatGCTGGACCATCAACGAGGCAGACGACCGCCCTAGAAAGTACTCCGGCACAGGAACCATCTAAG cagccagaaatgcaggagcAGACTGCTTCCGAGCCACAAGAGGAAAGCGCTCCTGAATGTCCTGTAGATGATCGTCATGATGATCATGACCATGCTGGACCATCAACGAGGCAGACGACCGCCCTAGAAAGTACTCCGGCACAGGAACCATCTATGGTGCCAATCAAAACAATAACCTGCTGCTAA